In Macadamia integrifolia cultivar HAES 741 chromosome 12, SCU_Mint_v3, whole genome shotgun sequence, the following are encoded in one genomic region:
- the LOC122058473 gene encoding L-type lectin-domain containing receptor kinase VIII.1-like, which produces MLFCCVHLFCLLLLLGSSGIGVEAVDETTEFDFSTLSLSNLKLLGDAHLDNGTVRLSRDLGVPYSGAGRVLYSKPVRFRQTGTRLMASFSTFFSIYVSNLNPSSIGGGLAFLLSPDDGTIGEAGGFLGLGNGNGSLSGYVAVEFDTLMDVEFEDINGNHVGLDLNSMVSTQVGDLDAVGVDLKSGDLVNAWLDYDGSTGLFNISVSYSNLRPADPLLSFNLDLDRFVKDFMFVGFSASTQASTEIHNVEWWSFASSFNGSSGPSPPVTSSPPQQTPIPFTPMANSSNLSPPTPAPSVSNSSKPEKASKSSSCQLCKQRPGAVAGVVTAGAFVLAIFAGVLIWIFSKRVRPPRKTESLALDIVQTPKEFSYKELKLATRSFDSDRIIGYGAFGTVFKGILPDTGAMIAVKRCSHSGGQGKEEFLSELSIIGSLRHRNLVRLQGWCHEKGEILLVYDFMPNGSLDKALFESNYTLSWHYRRKILMGVASAIAYLHQECENQVIHRDIKTSNIMLDEAFNGKLGDFGLARQVEHDKSPDATVTAGTMGYLAPEYLLTGRATEKTDVFSFGAVVLEVASGRRPIEKETTRVGKVGMSSNLVEWVWSLHREGRLLSAADARLGGEFDEGDMTRVLMVGLGCSHPDPLARPTMRTVVQMLVGEAQVPMVPRTKPTMSFNTSNLLLSLQDSVSDINGMMITLSTSSSSTGHSFNGGEIV; this is translated from the coding sequence ATGTTGTTTTGCTGTGTTCATCTTTTTTGTTTGCTTCTCTTGCTCGGAAGCTCCGGCATTGGAGTGGAAGCTGTGGATGAAACGACGGAATTCGACTTCAGTACGTTATCTTTAAGCAATCTGAAGCTCTTGGGAGATGCCCATTTGGACAATGGCACCGTCCGTCTCTCGCGTGATCTGGGAGTTCCGTATTCCGGCGCCGGCAGGGTCTTGTACAGTAAGCCAGTCAGATTCCGGCAGACGGGTACTCGTTTAATGGCTTCTTTCTCCACTTTCTTTTCCATATATGTTAGCAATCTGAACCCATCTTCGATCGGTGGGGGATTAGCTTTCCTCCTCTCACCCGACGATGGTACAATCGGCGAGGCTGGTGGGTTTCTGGGCCTGGGGAATGGTAATGGTTCTCTGTCTGGCTACGTTGCCGTTGAATTCGATACATTGATGGATGTGGAGTTCGAGGACATCAACGGAAACCACGTGGGTTTGGATCTAAACAGCATGGTTTCTACTCAGGTTGGTGATTTGGATGCCGTTGGGGTCGATCTGAAGAGCGGCGATCTCGTGAATGCTTGGCTTGATTACGATGGCTCCACTGGTTTGTTTAACATCTCTGTCTCTTACTCGAATCTCCGGCCGGCGGATCCACTTCTGTCGTTCAATCTCGACTTGGATCGGTTCGTCAAAGATTTCATGTTCGTGGGGTTCTCTGCTTCGACTCAGGCAAGTACAGAGATCCACAATGTTGAATGGTGGAGCTTTGCTTCTTCATTTAACGGTTCTTCGGGGCCTTCTCCTCCTGTTACTTCCTCCCCTCCACAGCAAACCCCTATACCTTTTACCCCAATGGCTAATTCTTCCAATCTCTCACCTCCAACTCCGGCTCCTTCTGTTTCAAACTCTTCGAAGCCAGAAAAGGCCAGTAAGTCCTCTTCCTGCCAGCTCTGTAAGCAACGGCCTGGGGCAGTCGCAGGGGTGGTAACAGCCGGAGCTTTTGTCCTCGCCATTTTTGCTGGTGTTCTCATCTGGATTTTCTCCAAGAGGGTCAGACCTCCCAGAAAAACAGAGTCTTTAGCATTAGATATCGTCCAAACCCCAAAAGAATTTAGCTACAAAGAGCTGAAATTGGCAACAAGGTCCTTCGATTCGGACAGAATTATTGGCTATGGCGCGTTCGGGACTGTGTTCAAAGGTATCTTACCAGACACTGGAGCTATGATCGCAGTGAAAAGATGTAGTCACAGTGGAGGTCAGGGAAAGGAGGAGTTCTTATCGGAGCTTTCAATAATTGGGAGTCTCAGGCATCGGAACCTTGTAAGACTCCAAGGCTGGTGCCATGAAAAGGGTGAAATTCTTCTGGTCTATGATTTCATGCCCAATGGAAGCCTCGATAAGGCTTTGTTCGAGTCTAATTACACTCTCTCATGGCACTACCGGCGAAAGATTTTAATGGGTGTGGCCTCTGCTATTGCCTACCTGCATCAGGAATGTGAGAACCAGGTGATTCACAGAGATATCAAGACCAGTAATATAATGCTTGATGAAGCCTTCAATGGCAAACTAGGGGATTTTGGTTTGGCAAGGCAGGTTGAGCATGACAAGTCCCCTGATGCTACTGTAACCGCAGGCACAATGGGTTACTTGGCCCCTGAGTACCTTCTCACAGGTAGAGCAACAGAGAAGACTGATGTGTTCAGCTTTGGAGCTGTAGTACTTGAAGTGGCTAGTGGGAGAAGACCCATTGAGAAAGAGACTACTAGGGTAGGTAAGGTTGGGATGAGTAGTAATTTGGTGGAATGGGTTTGGAGTTTACACAGAGAAGGAAGGCTTCTGAGTGCAGCTGATGCTAGACTTGGTGGTGAGTttgatgagggagatatgacaaGGGTGCTCATGGTGGGGTTGGGTTGTTCTCATCCTGACCCATTAGCAAGACCTACAATGAGAACTGTGGTTCAGATGCTAGTGGGTGAAGCTCAAGTGCCTATGGTCCCAAGAACAAAGCCCACTATGAGTTTCAACACTTCTAATCTGTTGCTGAGCTTGCAGGATAGTGTTTCTGATATTAATGGAATGATGATAACTCTCTCCACCTCCTCTTCCTCCACAGGTCACAGCTTCAATGGTGGAGAAATAGTCTGA